The following coding sequences are from one Granulicella arctica window:
- a CDS encoding GntR family transcriptional regulator produces MPSNLRPQNLADSVYEHVKGELFEFKLLPGDRFTETEIAERTGASRTPVRQALYRLQREGFLDVNFRNGWEVRQLDFGQLDALYELRVLLEQTSVRRMKSLSQEALKEVLSPLDKVWQIPVAKRCKDADTVAKMDEEFHCGLVAASGNMEFARVHLEVTEKIRIVRRLDFTISSRITATYEDHVIMLKALHERAFKKVEDHLATHIEVSRLQARAVTLLRLQDARRQ; encoded by the coding sequence ATGCCCTCAAATCTGCGCCCACAGAATTTAGCTGATTCCGTCTATGAACATGTCAAGGGCGAGCTTTTTGAGTTCAAGTTATTGCCAGGTGACCGCTTCACGGAGACGGAAATCGCCGAACGAACCGGAGCCAGCCGGACACCTGTCCGTCAGGCACTCTACCGCCTACAGCGCGAGGGCTTTCTGGATGTGAACTTCCGCAATGGGTGGGAGGTCCGGCAGTTGGATTTCGGCCAACTCGATGCGCTCTATGAATTGCGCGTCCTGCTGGAGCAAACTTCGGTACGCCGCATGAAGAGCCTCAGTCAAGAGGCATTGAAGGAGGTTCTGTCGCCTTTGGACAAGGTATGGCAAATCCCTGTCGCGAAGCGTTGCAAGGATGCCGATACGGTAGCGAAGATGGATGAAGAGTTCCATTGCGGGCTGGTAGCTGCATCGGGAAATATGGAGTTTGCACGCGTGCATCTCGAAGTGACTGAGAAGATTCGCATCGTACGCCGACTCGATTTCACTATAAGCTCTCGTATCACCGCAACCTACGAAGATCACGTCATCATGCTGAAAGCTCTCCATGAGAGGGCCTTTAAGAAAGTTGAAGACCATCTCGCAACCCATATTGAGGTTTCGCGTCTTCAAGCGCGCGCAGTCACCTTGTTGCGTCTTCAAGATGCTCGCAGACAATAA
- a CDS encoding sialidase family protein: MSSTKTFKCVLALASAMLITTRGALAQYEAAYDWSNVQIVAGGFVTGILGNPQVPDIRYARTDIGGTYRWDPTTHRWHPLLDFLNTSQFNYIGTESFALDPSNFSRLYLAAGTYTESFEGNGAILISDDFGEHFDIVPLPIKLGSNDAGRFAGERLAVDPNDGRVIYFGSRLNGLYRSTDRGRTWGPVASFPVTGPTGTSADPGVGVIFELFPKSAGTTSTGASRATYVGVSQGSSATTPGLYVTNDGGQSFQPVPGQPLNGFYLNSGIVAPDGSLYFVYGYSAYGNSVGPYSLTDGQVWKYTPPNTATATGIWTNITPPKPSYFNWGYSSVAVDPHNPKIIMVSTMDRYYPPPQDDIYRSTDGGQTWEEIQTNAVRDVSRSPWITFGAATAGAGNWINHLWVNPWDTDQVLYGDGQTIWSSKDISAADGVATTPGTIVNGNPTHWYIDALGVEETSVLALISPPSGPAHLISGVGDIGGFTHTDLRHSPTTGMDSNPILGATTGLDFAQTAPLTIARVGSSGSQQSTGSHFGAYSSDGGVTWTPFPTNPTGVVNGSGTVAVAADGSAIYWQPSDSGSQASVTTDHGTTWTLSNGAPALTSGQIQVFADRIDPATAYLYDAGTGNVLRSTDHGQNFTLISTLGTYGKLSLSPAAKGDLWFASNGPLQRSTDGGVTWHNVGSINGAYSVGFGAAKPGTHYPAVYLFGQVGETTGFYRSTDQGASFVRVNDDQHQYGNAYIVQGDARVYGRIYIGTNGRGIILGQPAERDHR, translated from the coding sequence ATGTCATCTACTAAAACGTTCAAGTGCGTACTTGCACTTGCCTCTGCCATGCTCATAACCACGAGGGGCGCGCTCGCTCAGTACGAAGCTGCTTATGACTGGAGCAACGTCCAGATCGTCGCCGGGGGGTTCGTCACCGGTATCCTGGGCAACCCACAGGTTCCAGACATCCGGTACGCCCGCACAGATATTGGCGGCACATATCGTTGGGACCCCACAACACATCGCTGGCATCCACTGCTCGATTTCCTGAACACCTCGCAGTTCAATTACATCGGCACCGAATCGTTCGCGCTCGATCCCTCTAACTTCTCCCGTCTCTATCTCGCCGCCGGCACCTATACGGAATCCTTTGAAGGCAACGGTGCCATTCTTATCTCCGATGATTTCGGCGAGCACTTCGACATCGTGCCTCTGCCCATCAAGCTAGGCTCAAACGATGCAGGCCGCTTTGCCGGTGAGCGACTCGCAGTCGATCCAAATGATGGCCGCGTCATTTACTTCGGCTCGCGGCTCAACGGCCTCTACCGTTCAACTGATCGTGGACGCACCTGGGGCCCAGTCGCCAGCTTCCCAGTCACCGGACCTACCGGCACCTCAGCCGACCCCGGCGTAGGCGTCATCTTTGAGCTGTTTCCGAAGTCCGCTGGCACCACCTCAACCGGGGCCTCCCGCGCCACCTATGTCGGCGTATCGCAAGGCAGCTCAGCTACCACTCCTGGCCTCTACGTCACCAACGACGGTGGTCAGAGCTTCCAGCCTGTCCCAGGCCAGCCGCTGAACGGCTTTTACCTTAACAGCGGGATCGTCGCTCCCGACGGCTCACTATACTTCGTCTACGGCTACAGTGCTTACGGCAACTCCGTCGGCCCATACTCTCTTACCGACGGCCAGGTATGGAAGTACACGCCACCCAACACTGCCACAGCCACCGGCATCTGGACAAACATCACCCCGCCAAAGCCCTCCTATTTCAACTGGGGCTACAGCTCTGTAGCCGTCGATCCACATAACCCCAAGATCATCATGGTAAGCACCATGGACCGCTACTATCCTCCACCGCAGGACGACATTTATCGCTCCACGGATGGCGGACAGACCTGGGAAGAGATTCAAACCAATGCAGTCCGTGACGTCTCCCGCTCTCCCTGGATCACCTTCGGCGCAGCAACAGCCGGTGCCGGTAACTGGATCAATCATCTATGGGTCAATCCTTGGGACACCGATCAGGTCCTCTACGGCGATGGCCAGACCATCTGGTCATCCAAGGACATCAGCGCAGCCGACGGCGTAGCCACCACGCCAGGCACCATCGTTAACGGCAATCCTACCCACTGGTACATCGACGCCCTCGGCGTTGAAGAGACCTCCGTCCTCGCTCTCATCTCACCTCCCAGCGGCCCTGCTCACCTCATCAGCGGCGTCGGCGATATCGGCGGCTTCACTCATACCGATCTCCGCCACTCTCCGACTACCGGCATGGATAGCAACCCCATCTTAGGTGCCACGACGGGATTGGACTTCGCCCAGACGGCACCACTCACCATAGCCCGCGTCGGCAGCAGCGGCTCGCAGCAATCCACTGGCAGCCATTTCGGTGCTTACTCGAGCGACGGAGGCGTCACCTGGACGCCCTTCCCAACGAACCCCACGGGCGTCGTAAACGGCTCAGGCACCGTCGCGGTCGCCGCCGACGGCTCAGCGATCTACTGGCAGCCGTCGGACTCCGGCAGCCAGGCCTCTGTGACCACAGACCATGGCACCACATGGACACTCTCCAATGGCGCACCCGCCCTCACTTCGGGCCAGATCCAGGTCTTCGCCGACCGCATCGATCCCGCGACCGCCTACCTCTACGACGCTGGCACCGGCAACGTCCTTCGTTCTACCGACCACGGCCAGAACTTCACCCTGATCTCAACCCTCGGCACCTATGGCAAACTCAGCCTGTCGCCGGCCGCCAAAGGCGATCTATGGTTCGCCTCCAACGGCCCGCTCCAACGTTCAACCGACGGCGGAGTAACCTGGCACAACGTCGGGAGTATCAATGGTGCCTACTCGGTCGGTTTTGGCGCGGCAAAGCCCGGAACGCACTACCCTGCCGTGTATCTCTTCGGCCAGGTCGGAGAGACCACCGGCTTCTACCGCTCCACCGATCAGGGAGCGTCTTTTGTTCGCGTCAACGACGATCAGCATCAGTACGGCAACGCCTACATCGTTCAAGGCGATGCCCGCGTCTATGGTCGCATCTACATCGGGACAAATGGCCGCGGGATCATTCTCGGCCAACCGGCAGAGCGCGACCACCGCTAG
- a CDS encoding sigma factor: MQCFRHDFVFLHNEADAEDAAQKTFLKAFRNLSSFRGEAKFSTWLISIASRTRSSVVASSPYEWTDTVMHEGLITSVPSCSSVRGRLHRRG; the protein is encoded by the coding sequence ATGCAGTGTTTTCGTCATGACTTTGTCTTCCTGCACAACGAGGCAGATGCTGAAGATGCAGCCCAGAAAACCTTTCTCAAGGCATTTCGCAACCTATCCAGCTTTCGAGGAGAGGCAAAGTTCAGTACGTGGCTCATTAGCATCGCCTCCCGTACCAGAAGCAGTGTTGTCGCCTCTTCTCCTTATGAGTGGACAGACACCGTCATGCATGAAGGCCTGATCACATCTGTTCCAAGCTGTTCATCTGTAAGGGGTCGACTTCATCGGCGAGGATGA
- a CDS encoding DoxX family protein, which produces MNTLAKRYTQFSAATSALQSPFLLAIRLYWGWQFAVSGWGKMQNIPKFTTFFNSINIPFPAFNAHFVAGVEFFGGLLLIVGLASRFAGLILAGNMLVAYWTADHEALLSVFSDSDKFTSAAEITFLMAALTILVFGAGRFSLDALFKGRLKERAT; this is translated from the coding sequence ATGAACACGCTCGCAAAGAGGTACACACAGTTTTCGGCAGCAACTTCAGCGTTGCAATCACCATTTTTGCTGGCGATACGGCTTTACTGGGGCTGGCAATTTGCGGTCAGCGGGTGGGGCAAGATGCAGAACATTCCCAAATTCACAACATTCTTTAACAGTATTAATATTCCCTTTCCGGCGTTTAACGCACACTTCGTGGCCGGGGTTGAGTTTTTTGGCGGGTTGCTGCTGATCGTCGGCCTTGCATCGCGCTTTGCAGGTCTCATACTTGCAGGCAACATGCTCGTTGCCTATTGGACAGCCGATCACGAAGCATTGCTTTCTGTCTTCTCTGACTCCGACAAGTTCACTTCCGCGGCGGAAATCACGTTTCTAATGGCCGCATTGACTATTCTGGTCTTTGGAGCGGGTCGCTTTTCGCTGGACGCTTTATTCAAGGGCCGCCTCAAGGAGCGGGCCACATAG
- a CDS encoding DUF1223 domain-containing protein — translation MALLLSAAVVTGQIAKPANPAVRPKIVLVELFTSEGCSSCPPADALLRQINGTKTASGQLIVGISEHVTYWNSLGWSDPFSSSVYTARQDAYGVSLGLDSIYTPQMVVNGTEQFVGSSNGDLAKALRREQEKESSVDLRIVSTSVVGNMLTVKFSVTSDASVHGADIIAVLTDDNDQSSVSRGENSGRTLAHVSVARSIVRIAEVQREADQTAQIALPDHFGGKEGHHLILFVQTARSGRVLGAATQPL, via the coding sequence ATGGCGCTGCTTCTCTCCGCTGCGGTCGTGACGGGACAGATCGCCAAACCGGCGAATCCTGCCGTCAGGCCGAAGATCGTGCTGGTCGAGTTATTTACCTCGGAAGGCTGTTCGAGCTGCCCTCCTGCTGATGCCTTGCTGCGACAGATAAATGGGACAAAGACAGCTTCCGGGCAGTTGATCGTAGGCATCAGCGAGCACGTTACTTACTGGAATTCGTTGGGATGGTCCGACCCATTCTCGTCTTCCGTATACACCGCTCGCCAGGACGCTTACGGTGTGAGCCTCGGGCTTGACAGCATATACACACCGCAGATGGTCGTGAACGGCACAGAGCAATTCGTTGGCAGCAGCAATGGCGATTTGGCGAAAGCTCTGCGCCGAGAGCAGGAAAAAGAATCGTCGGTAGACCTACGTATCGTTTCGACAAGCGTTGTGGGAAACATGCTTACAGTCAAGTTTTCCGTAACCAGCGATGCGTCTGTGCATGGTGCCGATATCATCGCCGTGCTGACCGATGATAACGACCAATCAAGTGTCTCTCGCGGAGAGAATTCGGGCCGAACGTTGGCTCATGTCTCGGTCGCTCGTTCCATCGTTCGGATAGCGGAAGTACAGCGCGAGGCCGACCAGACCGCGCAAATAGCACTTCCGGATCATTTTGGGGGCAAGGAAGGGCACCATCTTATCCTTTTCGTGCAGACTGCCAGGAGTGGCCGCGTGTTAGGAGCCGCTACACAGCCTCTATAG
- the bufB gene encoding MNIO family bufferin maturase translates to MPANRFNGFTDYGVGIGLRVPHYEHILSEKPVVDWFEIISENYMVDGGRALKVLDQILEQYRVVQHGVSMYFGSAQALDREHLKRLKELTRRTKTPWLSDHLCWGSVDGCYTHDLLPLPYTFEAARTTATRIREVQDFFEVPIAVENVSSYAEFHESQMTEWEFLNEVVHAADCGILLDVNNIYVSSQNHGFNPMDYVNAVPSERVAQIHIAGHSKFEKYTLDTHDHPVLDPVWDMYARAIERVGNTATLLEWDDSIPSFDDVHNEALKANHYLNASSELRASFPEKQQDEVHA, encoded by the coding sequence ATGCCAGCCAATCGCTTCAACGGATTTACGGATTACGGCGTAGGCATCGGTTTGCGCGTTCCACATTATGAGCACATCCTCTCCGAAAAACCCGTCGTAGATTGGTTTGAGATCATCTCCGAAAATTACATGGTCGATGGTGGCCGTGCGCTGAAGGTGCTGGACCAGATCCTTGAGCAGTATCGTGTCGTGCAGCACGGTGTTTCCATGTACTTCGGCTCCGCACAGGCACTGGATCGTGAACATCTTAAGCGACTGAAGGAACTGACCAGACGCACAAAAACACCCTGGCTCTCCGACCATCTTTGCTGGGGCAGCGTAGACGGATGCTACACCCATGATCTGCTTCCTTTGCCGTACACGTTTGAGGCCGCCCGTACCACTGCCACACGCATCCGCGAGGTGCAGGATTTCTTTGAAGTCCCCATCGCGGTAGAAAACGTCAGCAGTTATGCGGAGTTTCATGAGTCGCAGATGACCGAATGGGAGTTTCTCAACGAAGTCGTCCACGCGGCAGACTGCGGCATTCTGCTCGACGTCAACAATATCTACGTCTCGTCGCAGAACCACGGCTTCAATCCTATGGATTACGTGAATGCTGTCCCCAGCGAGCGGGTCGCGCAGATCCACATCGCGGGACATTCAAAGTTTGAAAAGTACACGCTCGATACGCACGATCATCCCGTGCTTGATCCTGTGTGGGACATGTATGCTCGTGCAATTGAGCGTGTTGGTAATACTGCGACGCTCTTGGAATGGGATGACAGTATCCCATCGTTCGATGATGTTCACAACGAAGCACTCAAGGCGAACCATTATCTGAATGCTTCTTCGGAATTGCGCGCTTCGTTTCCAGAAAAACAGCAGGATGAGGTTCACGCATGA
- a CDS encoding HvfC/BufC N-terminal domain-containing protein, whose translation MQQQTEDGRWVNEIAEAYVKPNDRLTSFERLEIYNRQYWFRVITAISDDFPALAAILGPKRFDALVLAYLRENPSTSFTLRNLGAQLPLWLEHHPEFCGRRHTLALDIVRLEWAYVESFDRATVSPLTPEDFAGLNGESKLSLQPHLQLLNLKYPVDELVLTVHKETPEADIMSNAVLERKQTMRIKLPPMRRTNVSLAVHRFDNSIYYRRLDREAYLLLSALQHHKALAEAIETAFAGSKLAVEEQASKIQQYFAHAAELGWFCHQPPGTVGVQ comes from the coding sequence ATGCAGCAGCAGACCGAAGACGGTCGTTGGGTCAACGAGATTGCAGAAGCGTATGTAAAACCGAACGACCGACTCACGTCCTTTGAGCGCCTCGAAATCTATAACCGGCAATACTGGTTCCGTGTCATCACCGCCATCTCAGACGACTTTCCCGCACTCGCTGCTATCCTCGGCCCCAAACGCTTCGATGCACTTGTGCTCGCATACCTACGCGAGAATCCTTCAACCTCCTTCACGCTCAGGAACCTCGGCGCACAGCTTCCACTCTGGCTAGAGCATCATCCCGAGTTCTGCGGACGACGCCACACGCTTGCGCTGGATATTGTGCGCCTGGAGTGGGCTTATGTAGAAAGCTTCGACCGTGCCACTGTTTCCCCGCTCACACCAGAAGACTTTGCAGGCCTCAACGGAGAGTCAAAGCTTTCGCTCCAGCCGCACCTTCAACTCCTCAACCTCAAGTATCCCGTCGACGAACTTGTGCTGACCGTGCACAAGGAAACCCCCGAAGCCGATATCATGAGTAACGCCGTACTGGAGCGCAAGCAAACCATGCGCATCAAGCTGCCGCCCATGCGCCGCACGAACGTTTCACTCGCTGTCCATCGCTTCGATAACTCCATCTACTATCGACGCCTCGATCGCGAAGCTTACTTGCTTCTCTCAGCATTGCAGCATCATAAGGCACTTGCCGAAGCGATCGAAACCGCGTTCGCAGGCAGCAAGTTGGCGGTCGAAGAACAGGCGTCGAAAATCCAGCAGTACTTCGCGCATGCTGCGGAACTTGGCTGGTTCTGCCATCAACCGCCGGGCACTGTTGGCGTCCAATGA
- a CDS encoding thioredoxin domain-containing protein: MKLRWLLPLVFVSIPACPQTSVPPIIWHPWSDAVFAQAAREHKFVLLDLEAVWCHWCHVMDQQTYSNPNVRRLMNKSYIAIKVDQDSRPDISNRYEDYGWPATVVFNANRGEIVKRQGFLPPMQMASILQAVIDDPSPGPSVEPEKAVIYATTPFLAPSLLAEVTNEYEKQYDTAGKGWAFGHKYLDADSVEYAVLLASHGDKLQEQHVRDTLQAAQKLLDPVWGGEYQYSTGGNWDEPHFEKLLYIQAQGIRTYAQAYGQFHSPDYLAAAKNIHRYVRGFLTSPEGAFYVSQDADLIDGKHSTDYFRLNDARRRALGIPRVDKHLYARENGWMIRALCKLYAVSSDASTLQEAERSALWVVDHRSLPGGGFSHSDHDTAGPYLGDSLAVGQAFLALYEITGDREWLKRAEGARRFIAANFAAPSGAGFTTSKNATDAAYEPHPERDENAQLARFGNLLSYYTGDKGDRETATRAMRYLATHEVAIAWLSAPILLAETEYTRPPLHITIVGVRKDPSAKALFQIALSNGPAYERLEWWDPTEEPLLNDDIQYPTLPHAAAFLCTATACSSPMVDPQILELHIRKAGS; the protein is encoded by the coding sequence ATGAAGCTCCGCTGGCTTCTCCCTCTCGTCTTCGTCTCGATCCCGGCTTGCCCGCAAACATCCGTCCCTCCCATCATTTGGCACCCATGGTCGGACGCGGTCTTTGCACAAGCCGCACGGGAGCATAAGTTCGTTTTGCTTGATCTTGAGGCCGTGTGGTGCCACTGGTGCCACGTTATGGACCAGCAGACTTATAGCAATCCCAACGTCCGTCGGCTTATGAATAAGAGCTACATCGCGATCAAGGTCGATCAGGACTCGCGCCCGGACATCTCCAATCGTTATGAAGACTATGGCTGGCCAGCCACTGTCGTCTTCAATGCGAATCGCGGCGAAATCGTAAAGCGCCAGGGTTTTCTTCCTCCGATGCAGATGGCATCCATTCTGCAAGCTGTGATTGACGATCCATCACCCGGTCCATCCGTCGAGCCGGAAAAAGCAGTTATCTACGCCACAACTCCCTTCCTCGCTCCATCGCTGCTGGCCGAGGTTACAAATGAGTACGAAAAACAATACGATACCGCCGGCAAAGGCTGGGCCTTTGGCCATAAATATCTCGACGCCGACTCGGTTGAGTATGCAGTATTGCTCGCTTCGCATGGCGATAAGCTTCAGGAGCAACACGTGCGCGATACGCTTCAGGCGGCGCAAAAACTGCTGGACCCTGTCTGGGGCGGCGAGTATCAATATTCCACAGGCGGCAACTGGGATGAGCCGCACTTCGAGAAGCTTCTCTACATCCAGGCGCAAGGCATACGCACGTATGCGCAGGCCTACGGCCAGTTTCACTCGCCTGACTATCTCGCTGCCGCAAAGAACATTCATCGTTACGTGCGCGGTTTTCTCACCAGCCCAGAGGGTGCTTTTTACGTTAGCCAGGACGCTGACCTTATCGATGGAAAACATAGCACCGACTACTTCCGTCTCAATGACGCCAGGCGGCGTGCTCTTGGCATACCACGTGTAGATAAACACCTCTACGCACGAGAGAACGGCTGGATGATTCGCGCCCTCTGCAAGCTTTATGCGGTTAGCAGCGATGCGTCTACCCTACAGGAAGCCGAACGTTCCGCCCTTTGGGTTGTTGATCATCGAAGTCTTCCTGGCGGCGGTTTCTCTCACAGCGACCATGATACAGCCGGCCCCTACCTCGGCGATTCGCTTGCCGTGGGGCAAGCGTTTCTTGCTCTCTATGAGATAACGGGAGATCGCGAGTGGCTCAAACGTGCCGAAGGCGCCCGCCGTTTTATCGCGGCCAACTTCGCGGCGCCTTCAGGCGCGGGATTCACGACGTCGAAAAACGCTACCGACGCTGCCTATGAGCCACACCCCGAGCGTGACGAAAACGCACAACTAGCCCGCTTCGGCAATCTGCTTTCCTACTACACAGGCGATAAAGGAGACCGCGAAACTGCAACCCGTGCCATGCGCTATCTTGCAACGCATGAAGTGGCAATCGCTTGGCTTTCCGCGCCAATTCTTCTCGCAGAAACGGAGTATACCCGGCCTCCACTGCATATCACCATCGTTGGAGTCAGGAAGGACCCCTCAGCGAAGGCTCTCTTCCAGATAGCTTTGAGCAACGGACCGGCCTATGAGAGGTTGGAGTGGTGGGACCCAACAGAGGAACCGTTGCTTAATGATGACATCCAGTATCCCACGCTTCCTCACGCCGCCGCGTTTCTATGCACAGCGACGGCCTGTTCCTCACCCATGGTCGACCCGCAAATCCTCGAACTGCACATACGCAAGGCTGGCTCCTAG
- a CDS encoding polysaccharide biosynthesis/export family protein, protein MKFHEINHPLSITVRVMLWFKFEILSIPFNSLGTDLKGVCVLMRIKPPNFSLVGPALVLLFTSQGHAKDKRKYAMPPPEFFHPRNVSSVTIQPGDTIAISSYYTAELTKTVRVREDGKVSLPLLQGVQASGLTPEQLQQALITDYAREFTHPDITVDLVAPANYAVYVTGEVGMPGPKEIHGRMTVAMALASAQVLNKTGKPKSTFLIRAAEAGHYNVYKLDASFPTGSARDIEIVPGDVLFVPKKIIANADDFVDMWIRQLLPATPNVGTSVLFTPGNTTTIASASK, encoded by the coding sequence TTGAAGTTTCACGAAATAAATCACCCGTTATCAATAACCGTTCGTGTTATGCTCTGGTTCAAATTCGAGATTTTAAGTATTCCATTCAATAGTCTTGGAACTGACTTGAAAGGAGTTTGTGTGCTTATGAGAATAAAGCCACCAAACTTTTCTCTCGTAGGGCCCGCACTTGTTTTACTGTTCACATCCCAGGGCCACGCGAAGGATAAGCGCAAGTACGCGATGCCACCGCCGGAGTTCTTTCACCCGAGGAATGTATCGAGCGTTACCATCCAGCCTGGCGATACGATTGCTATATCGTCCTATTACACCGCCGAACTTACTAAGACTGTTCGTGTCCGAGAAGATGGCAAGGTCTCGCTGCCATTGCTGCAAGGTGTCCAGGCCAGCGGCCTGACGCCTGAACAACTACAGCAGGCTCTTATAACCGATTATGCGCGCGAGTTTACGCATCCTGACATAACGGTAGACTTGGTCGCGCCCGCCAACTATGCAGTCTATGTCACTGGCGAAGTAGGGATGCCAGGGCCGAAGGAAATACATGGCCGGATGACCGTGGCGATGGCGCTTGCGTCGGCCCAGGTACTGAACAAAACGGGAAAGCCCAAGTCCACTTTTCTGATCCGAGCAGCCGAGGCAGGCCATTACAACGTCTACAAGCTCGATGCTTCGTTTCCCACGGGATCGGCACGAGACATTGAGATTGTCCCTGGTGATGTGCTCTTCGTGCCGAAGAAGATTATTGCCAATGCGGATGATTTCGTAGACATGTGGATTCGCCAGCTACTGCCTGCCACTCCTAATGTTGGTACATCGGTTTTATTTACACCAGGTAATACAACAACCATTGCTTCAGCTTCCAAGTAA